The following proteins come from a genomic window of Lycium ferocissimum isolate CSIRO_LF1 chromosome 4, AGI_CSIRO_Lferr_CH_V1, whole genome shotgun sequence:
- the LOC132052252 gene encoding DEAD-box ATP-dependent RNA helicase 35-like: MADSLNMEVEEEEDYVEYIPVAKRRAIEAQKILQRKGKSEAFEEEEEKIKLVEAKPSLLMKATQLKKEQPEISHAEQVFQQEKEMIEHLSDKKTLMSVRELAKGITYTEPLRTGWKPPLAIRRNSKKACDAIRKQWHIIVEGDDVTAPIKNFKDMRFPEPILKKLRAKGIVQPTPIQVQGLPVILSGRDMIGIAFTGSGKTLVFVLPLIMVALQEEVMMPIASGEGPFGLIICPSRELARQTYEVIEEFLEPLRENGYPELRPLLCIGGVDMKTQVDVVKRGVHIVVATPGRLKDLLAKKKMNLDNCRYLTLDEADRLVDLGFEDDIREVFDHFKAQRQTLLFSATMPTKIQNFARNALVKPVIVNVGRAGAANLDVIQEVEYVKQEAKIVYLLECLQKTPPPVLVFCENKADVDDIHEYLLLKGVEAVAVHGGKDQEEREYAIAAFKALKKDVLVATDVASKGLDFPDIQHVINYDMPAEIENYVHRIGRTGRCGKTGIATTFINKNQSETTLLDLKHLLQEAKQRIPPVLAELNDPMDDIDAITDASGVKGCAYCGGLGHRIRDCPKLDHQRSQQIANSRRDYFGSGGYRGEI, encoded by the exons ATGGCAGACAGCTTAAATATG GAGGTTGAAGAGGAGGAGGATTATGTTGAGTATATACCAGTTGCAAAGCGCAGGGCAATTGAGGCGCAAAAGATCCTTCAGCGCAAGGGGAAATCTGAAGCATTTGAAGAGGAAGAGGAGAAAATAAAGCTTGTTGAGGCTAAGCCGAGTTTGCTTATGAAGGCAACTCAGCTCAAGAAAGAGCAACCGGAGATAAGTCATGCTGAGCAAGTGTTTCAACAAGAGAAGGAGATGATTGAGCATTTATCTGATAAGAAAACGTTGATGTCTGTTCGGGAATTAGCCAAGGGCATTACTTATACAGAGCCTTTGCGCACGGGGTGGAAACCGCCCTTAGCCATTAGACGGAACTCAAAGAAAGCTTGTGATGCCATTCGTAAACAGTGGCATATCATCGTGGAAGGGGACGATGTTACCGCACCAATCAAGAACTTCAAGGACATGAGGTTCCCTGAACCAATTTTGAAGAAACTTAGAGCAAAGGGGATTGTTCAGCCAACGCCAATCCAAGTGCAGGGTCTTCCAGTAATTTTATCCGGTCGGGATATGATAGGCATAGCTTTCACAGGTTCAGGTAAGACATTAGTTTTTGTGTTGCCGCTTATTATGGTGGCATTGCAAGAAGAAGTTATGATGCCAATTGCATCTGGGGAAGGACCATTTGGCTTGATTATTTGTCCATCTAGAGAGCTTGCTAGACAAACATATGAAGTTATTGAAGAGTTTTTGGAACCTCTGAGGGAGAATGGTTATCCTGAGTTGAGGCCTTTGCTATGTATTGGTGGAGTTGATATGAAGACCCAAGTTGATGTTGTGAAGAGGGgagttcatattgttgttgcTACTCCTGGAAGACTGAAAGATCTGCTTGCTAAGAAGAAAATGAACCTTGATAATTGCAG ATACTTGACGCTAGATGAGGCAGACAGATTAGTAGATCTTGGTTTTGAAGATGATATTAGGGAGGTGTTTGATCATTTCAAAGCTCAAAGACAGACTCTTCTATTTTCTGCTACAATGCCTACAAAGATCCAAAACTTTGCAAGAAATGCACTAGTTAAACCTGTAATTGTGAATGTGGGCAGGGCTGGAGCAGCCAATCTCGATGTGATTCAGGAAGTGGAGTATGTGAAGCAGGAGGCCAAGATTGTTTACCTTCTCGAATGCTTGCAAAAGACACCACCTCCTGTTCTGGTTTTCTGTGAAAATAAGGCTGATGTGGATGATATCCATGAGTATTTGCTCTTAAAAGGAGTTGAAGCTGTGGCTGTTCATGGAGGCAAGGATCAAGAAGAGAGAGAATATGCAATTGCAGCTTTCAAAGCATTGAAGAAAGATGTTTTAGTTGCCACTGATGTTGCCTCTAAGGGGCTGGATTTTCCTGATATTCAACATGTCATTAACTATGATATGCCTGCTGAAATCGAAAACTATGTGCACAGGATTGGACGAACAGGACGATGTGGAAAAACAGGAATCGCCACCACATTTATTAACAAGAACCAGAGCGAAACAACTCTGCTTGATCTAAAGCACTTGTTGCAAGAAGCAAAGCAAAGGATCCCTCCAGTCCTTGCAGAGCTCAATGATCCCATGGATGACATAGATGCCATCACAGATGCAAGTGGAGTGAAGGGTTGTGCATATTGTGGTGGGCTTGGTCATCGTATCCGTGACTGTCCCAAGCTAGACCACCAAAGAAGCCAGCAAATTGCGAATTCAAGGAGGGACTACTTTGGATCTGGAGGTTATCGTGGAGAGATTTGA